One segment of Actinomyces sp. 432 DNA contains the following:
- the proC gene encoding pyrroline-5-carboxylate reductase has protein sequence MTVYGFIGAGNMAGAIVRGTIAAGTPATDLLLTSAHDSAAHLAQATGARHAKAAADLVAASDVVVLAVKPHMVPAVLAPLSDALAQHRPLVLSIAAGLTTERLAEMLPPGARVVRAMPNMAAAVRQSMTALAAGAAATDTDLETARTLLASVGRTLLLAERDFSAFTALAGSSPAFVFQFIDALARGGVAAGLPKAQAVEIVTQAVLGSALTIQAEAAKTARSGGERGRSPADLIDAVSSPGGTTVAGLVALERAGFSAAVVDGVEATIARDQALGA, from the coding sequence ATGACGGTCTACGGCTTCATCGGTGCGGGCAACATGGCGGGCGCGATCGTGCGGGGAACCATCGCGGCGGGAACTCCCGCCACCGACCTGCTACTGACTAGCGCCCACGATTCCGCCGCCCACCTGGCCCAGGCCACCGGGGCGCGGCATGCGAAGGCGGCCGCAGACCTGGTGGCGGCCAGTGACGTGGTGGTGCTCGCCGTCAAACCACACATGGTGCCGGCCGTGCTCGCCCCCCTGTCCGATGCGCTGGCGCAGCACCGTCCCCTGGTGCTCTCGATCGCCGCGGGGCTCACCACCGAGCGCCTGGCGGAGATGCTGCCGCCGGGCGCCCGAGTGGTTCGGGCCATGCCGAATATGGCGGCCGCCGTACGCCAGTCCATGACGGCCCTGGCTGCGGGCGCCGCAGCCACCGACACTGACCTGGAGACGGCTCGCACCCTGCTGGCGAGTGTGGGCCGCACCCTGCTGCTGGCCGAGCGCGACTTCTCGGCATTCACCGCCCTGGCGGGCTCCTCCCCCGCCTTCGTGTTCCAGTTCATCGATGCCCTGGCGCGCGGCGGCGTGGCGGCTGGCCTGCCTAAGGCGCAGGCCGTGGAGATCGTCACGCAGGCGGTGCTGGGCTCGGCGCTGACCATACAGGCGGAGGCCGCGAAGACAGCACGTTCCGGCGGCGAGCGCGGCCGTAGCCCCGCGGACCTGATTGACGCCGTTTCCTCCCCCGGCGGGACGACGGTGGCCGGCCTGGTGGCGCTCGAACGGGCCGGATTCTCCGCCGCCGTGGTCGACGGCGTAGAGGCGACCATCGCCCGGGACCAGGCGCTGGGCGCTTAA
- a CDS encoding ATP-grasp domain-containing protein, with amino-acid sequence MPSPEPLSAPAPQADPAGTTNSRDARPPVLILGGSPLQVPMIRKARSLGMRTLVVDANPNVPGAALADEFAAVSTTDVEGLLALTRERELAGVTSVGTDRPVRAIAAVAQAHGLPAVSPETAAACTDKALMLQAIARAGVPHPRFALATNLDELRAAVAHVGLPCIVKPWTPPAPAAWYRSMTRPICPVRSSTPWRPPRNRP; translated from the coding sequence ATGCCCTCCCCTGAGCCCCTCTCCGCCCCCGCGCCGCAGGCAGACCCCGCCGGCACCACCAACTCCCGGGATGCCCGCCCACCGGTGCTGATTCTGGGCGGGTCCCCGCTCCAAGTACCCATGATCCGCAAAGCCCGCAGCCTGGGCATGCGCACGCTTGTCGTCGACGCCAACCCGAACGTTCCCGGCGCCGCCCTCGCCGACGAGTTCGCCGCCGTTTCCACCACCGACGTCGAGGGGCTGCTGGCCCTGACGCGTGAGCGTGAGCTGGCAGGCGTCACCTCCGTGGGCACGGACCGGCCGGTGCGGGCGATCGCCGCCGTCGCCCAGGCGCACGGACTGCCCGCGGTCTCACCGGAGACGGCCGCCGCCTGCACTGACAAGGCCCTCATGCTGCAGGCCATCGCGCGGGCCGGCGTGCCCCACCCGCGCTTCGCCCTGGCCACCAACCTCGATGAGCTGCGTGCAGCCGTGGCCCACGTGGGCCTGCCCTGCATCGTCAAGCCCTGGACTCCTCCGGCTCCCGCGGCGTGGTACAGGTCAATGACGAGGCCGATCTGCCCGGTGCGCTCGAGTACGCCCTGGCGCCCTCCAAGGAACCGGCCGTGA
- a CDS encoding ATP-grasp domain-containing protein gives MVQVNDEADLPGALEYALAPSKEPAVIVEELLVGREISCEVLCVDGDYHVLATTDKDTTGSPHFIETGHTQPADLDADTLAAAHSLVAQCLAAVDMHFGPAHVEMMLTDSGPVLIEFGSRMAGDFVSSHLVPGSTGIDFIGLVLRQACGESIEVPASSGRAAAIRFLTAPEGVLRAFSGIEAARTVPGVEAVITLAEPGEQITPLHSSTDRLGVVVASGPDRATAVAACEQARDLIRIEVDPAAPSAVSAAAPEAGQLPARGRRVLIIGAGRGQLGLIRAVKRLGATAVVASLTAGPPPGLKEADEAIDVDLLDPDAVAREARMAGVDAVATSCLDTGLEALGAVVDELGLRGLSRAAARLCMDKLAMKRRLAEQGVPTAPFREVSAPEELAAALDAVGLPAMVKAADLQGSAGVFKVGSAAQARAAFDRAQSLSRHGTVIVERFLDGREFGAQALVHNGEVLHVTVHGDDLADGGLPIPIGHHVPLDDSELASQARSVTAAAISALELEDCAVNIDLMACDSQVYVIELTGRAGANGLPELMSAVHGLDYYELVAREALDLAVPEAWARREPWPGAALALMLTDPDAHGTVTAVSVPGDLPDWVQDLSLFRGPGDHLNGFTSSNDCLGQVVVRGQDLPQCQQRAATLAAQVSFNLQEAR, from the coding sequence GTGGTACAGGTCAATGACGAGGCCGATCTGCCCGGTGCGCTCGAGTACGCCCTGGCGCCCTCCAAGGAACCGGCCGTGATCGTCGAAGAACTGCTGGTGGGCCGGGAGATCAGCTGCGAGGTGCTGTGCGTGGACGGCGATTACCACGTGCTAGCCACCACGGACAAGGACACCACCGGCAGCCCGCACTTCATTGAGACTGGGCACACCCAGCCCGCGGACCTCGACGCCGATACCCTCGCCGCGGCGCACTCCCTGGTGGCCCAGTGCCTGGCCGCCGTGGACATGCACTTCGGACCCGCCCACGTGGAGATGATGCTGACCGATTCCGGGCCGGTGCTCATCGAGTTCGGCTCACGGATGGCCGGGGACTTCGTCTCCTCCCACCTGGTGCCCGGGTCCACTGGCATCGACTTCATTGGCCTGGTGCTGCGGCAGGCCTGCGGTGAGAGCATCGAGGTGCCGGCCAGTTCCGGACGCGCTGCCGCTATTCGCTTCCTGACCGCCCCCGAGGGCGTGCTGCGTGCCTTCTCCGGCATTGAAGCCGCGCGCACCGTGCCGGGGGTGGAAGCCGTCATTACCCTGGCCGAGCCAGGCGAGCAGATTACCCCGCTGCACTCGAGCACGGATCGCCTGGGCGTGGTCGTCGCCTCCGGCCCCGACCGCGCCACCGCCGTCGCCGCCTGTGAGCAGGCGCGCGACCTGATCCGTATCGAGGTCGATCCTGCGGCGCCGTCCGCCGTGTCCGCCGCGGCGCCGGAGGCGGGCCAGCTGCCGGCCCGCGGGCGGCGCGTACTGATCATCGGGGCCGGGCGCGGCCAGCTCGGGCTGATCCGTGCTGTTAAGCGCCTGGGCGCTACCGCCGTCGTCGCCAGCCTTACCGCCGGCCCGCCGCCCGGCCTGAAGGAGGCCGACGAGGCCATTGATGTGGACCTGCTGGACCCGGACGCGGTTGCCCGCGAGGCCCGCATGGCCGGCGTCGACGCCGTCGCCACCAGCTGCCTGGACACCGGCCTGGAGGCGCTGGGAGCGGTGGTGGACGAGCTGGGGCTGCGCGGGCTCAGCCGCGCGGCCGCCCGCCTGTGTATGGACAAGCTAGCCATGAAGCGCCGCCTGGCGGAGCAAGGCGTGCCCACCGCCCCCTTCAGGGAGGTATCAGCGCCGGAGGAGCTCGCCGCCGCGCTGGACGCCGTCGGGCTGCCCGCGATGGTCAAGGCCGCAGACCTGCAGGGCTCCGCCGGCGTATTCAAGGTCGGCTCCGCCGCCCAGGCACGCGCCGCCTTCGACCGTGCCCAGTCCCTCAGTCGGCACGGCACGGTGATCGTGGAACGCTTCCTGGACGGCCGCGAGTTCGGCGCACAGGCACTCGTCCACAATGGTGAGGTCCTGCATGTAACCGTTCACGGCGACGACCTGGCCGACGGCGGCCTGCCGATCCCCATCGGCCACCACGTGCCGCTCGACGACTCCGAGCTGGCCTCCCAGGCGCGCAGCGTCACCGCTGCGGCGATCAGCGCGCTCGAGCTGGAGGACTGCGCCGTCAACATTGACCTGATGGCCTGCGACTCCCAGGTCTACGTCATTGAGCTGACGGGTCGGGCGGGTGCCAACGGCCTGCCAGAGCTGATGAGCGCCGTGCACGGGCTGGACTACTACGAGCTGGTCGCCCGGGAGGCCCTGGACCTGGCCGTGCCGGAGGCCTGGGCCCGGCGCGAGCCCTGGCCCGGCGCCGCCCTGGCACTGATGCTCACCGATCCCGACGCCCACGGCACGGTCACTGCGGTGTCCGTCCCGGGAGACCTGCCCGACTGGGTCCAGGACCTATCCCTTTTCCGCGGCCCCGGTGACCACCTGAACGGCTTCACCTCCTCCAACGACTGCCTGGGCCAGGTGGTGGTGCGCGGCCAGGACCTGCCGCAGTGCCAGCAAAGGGCGGCCACCCTGGCCGCCCAGGTGTCCTTCAATCTGCAGGAGGCGCGATGA
- a CDS encoding glycosyltransferase — MKRLVILANAFPFGNWEPFLTTELEYVTGFDRVDIMSLSVRADQRATVRPLPEGMHAHPIPFRSRLFYLLGSLRVLGDANLYRELADLARRRRLAPAQVVTLFIFLSRARHEAGQIDRILDSVGAAADDEVVFYSYRFAYQPYMAARLRRRFRRSVSVARAHRADLYEEHSPRGYLPLREQTVAGLDRIYLVADHGLRYLLGRHPQAAGKAVVSRLGTTDHGVPAAVPRRADGLRIVSCSTIVPVKRLDLLVDALAGSSRPIQWDHFGEGELREQIEARAAQKLGDNVTLTWRGFVRNADLVEEYVRAPRHLLVNVSASEGVPVSIMEALSAGIPVVATDVGGTGELVRTGVNGILLPADPTPEQVRSAVEEIAGLDEDAYAELRTGARRTWEERCDAGTLYTAFANELAGLLGAAPAGPVKPRGLGQGRA, encoded by the coding sequence ATGAAGCGGCTAGTCATCCTCGCCAATGCCTTCCCCTTCGGGAACTGGGAGCCCTTCCTGACCACCGAGCTGGAGTACGTAACGGGTTTCGACCGCGTGGACATCATGTCCTTATCGGTACGCGCAGACCAGCGGGCCACGGTGCGGCCGCTGCCGGAGGGTATGCACGCGCACCCGATTCCCTTCCGCTCCCGCCTGTTCTACCTGCTGGGCTCCCTGCGGGTACTGGGCGATGCCAACCTGTACCGGGAGCTGGCTGACCTGGCCCGCCGACGGCGGCTGGCGCCCGCCCAGGTGGTGACCCTGTTCATATTCCTGAGCCGGGCCCGCCACGAGGCCGGCCAGATCGACCGGATCCTGGATTCGGTGGGTGCGGCTGCGGACGATGAGGTGGTCTTCTACTCCTACCGCTTCGCCTACCAGCCCTATATGGCTGCCAGGCTGCGCCGTCGCTTCCGCCGCTCCGTCTCCGTGGCTCGCGCTCACCGTGCCGACCTGTACGAGGAGCACTCCCCGCGCGGCTACCTGCCCCTGCGCGAGCAGACCGTGGCAGGCCTGGACCGTATCTACCTGGTTGCCGATCACGGTCTGCGCTACCTTCTGGGACGGCACCCCCAGGCAGCGGGCAAGGCGGTTGTCTCCCGCCTGGGAACCACTGATCACGGGGTCCCCGCTGCCGTGCCGAGGCGCGCGGACGGGCTGCGGATCGTCTCCTGCTCCACGATCGTGCCCGTCAAGCGTCTCGACCTGCTCGTCGACGCGCTGGCGGGCAGCTCCCGGCCGATCCAATGGGATCACTTCGGCGAGGGTGAGCTCCGTGAGCAGATCGAGGCGCGTGCCGCCCAGAAACTGGGTGACAATGTGACGCTCACGTGGCGGGGCTTTGTGCGCAACGCCGACCTGGTCGAGGAATACGTGCGCGCCCCGCGCCACCTGCTCGTCAATGTCTCCGCCTCCGAGGGCGTGCCCGTGTCCATCATGGAGGCGCTGTCCGCGGGTATACCGGTGGTCGCCACCGACGTAGGCGGCACCGGCGAGTTGGTACGCACCGGGGTCAACGGCATCCTGCTGCCCGCAGATCCGACGCCGGAGCAGGTGCGCAGCGCCGTTGAGGAGATCGCGGGCCTGGACGAGGACGCCTACGCCGAGCTGCGCACCGGCGCCCGGCGGACCTGGGAGGAACGCTGCGACGCGGGCACCCTGTACACCGCTTTCGCGAACGAGCTGGCGGGCCTGCTCGGAGCCGCGCCTGCCGGCCCCGTGAAACCGCGCGGCCTCGGCCAGGGGCGGGCATGA
- a CDS encoding O-antigen polysaccharide polymerase Wzy family protein → MSTQMRAANGAVAAADAAAGGGSMPAGTAGGGRRRSRRRAVPARRRPGIVVVGALSNLVVVALALSTQASVAWTLILLLWLNAFLFAAARMASRTILAAFLVSFFLLLLGREITIDFFRYETTQAPPGQTEHLQLCLALSLLGIMLGATATEAWRGRARHLFRSDESAPGPDEPTDSVGGRAGAALDARGATVLADPSIVRFLFWATLVLSLISVGLRARYVLANGYLSYYTEFSDLEDASGSMYGLRRIEVMLPLMLAIHLGVFPPRREVTAAVTGWAAYLFLSLLTGQRGTFVGGLVIILAYWIVRARQDSSGTWRVGAIGRIAGAVAVPLVAVVLTAVESARGVGAVASDTAGRNPVLQLLYGQGVSSTVVRNAYTYADFIPRDWYTGEFLHSGLPARLLGYQVYHGNTVEHALNGGSFTHAFAYTLLGPQYLTGRGTGSSFIAELFYDYGYAGVLLGGAVYGAVCIWACNLIKGQPLRNGLKLMIVPTLLWAPRGSATGFLASWLTPSVVVALGAVTTLSLAAALLRETELAARRGRQGPTAVGEPSSLRAAPSGR, encoded by the coding sequence ATGAGCACGCAGATGAGGGCGGCGAACGGTGCCGTGGCGGCTGCGGACGCAGCGGCCGGTGGCGGCAGTATGCCCGCCGGCACCGCAGGCGGGGGACGACGGCGGTCTAGGCGCCGCGCCGTCCCTGCCCGGCGGCGGCCCGGGATCGTGGTGGTCGGGGCGCTCAGCAACCTGGTGGTAGTGGCCCTGGCGCTGTCGACGCAGGCCTCCGTGGCCTGGACGCTGATCCTGCTGCTGTGGCTGAATGCGTTCCTGTTCGCCGCCGCCAGGATGGCCAGTCGCACCATCTTGGCGGCCTTCCTGGTCTCCTTCTTCCTGCTGCTGCTGGGACGCGAGATCACGATCGACTTCTTCCGGTATGAGACCACCCAGGCGCCGCCGGGGCAGACCGAGCACCTGCAACTGTGCCTGGCACTGAGCCTGCTGGGCATCATGCTGGGTGCAACGGCCACGGAGGCATGGCGCGGGCGCGCACGGCACCTGTTCCGCAGTGACGAGTCTGCACCCGGCCCCGATGAGCCCACAGATTCCGTTGGCGGCCGCGCAGGCGCGGCCCTGGACGCCCGCGGAGCCACGGTGCTGGCTGACCCGTCGATTGTGCGTTTCCTGTTCTGGGCCACGCTCGTGCTGTCGCTGATCTCAGTGGGGCTGCGGGCCCGCTACGTGCTGGCCAACGGCTACCTGTCCTACTACACCGAGTTCTCCGATCTGGAGGACGCCTCCGGATCCATGTATGGACTGCGCCGCATTGAGGTGATGCTGCCCCTGATGCTGGCGATTCACCTGGGGGTGTTCCCGCCGCGACGCGAAGTGACGGCTGCAGTTACCGGCTGGGCGGCTTACCTGTTCCTCAGTCTGCTGACCGGCCAGCGCGGCACATTTGTCGGCGGCCTGGTTATCATCCTCGCCTACTGGATAGTGCGCGCCCGCCAAGATTCGTCGGGCACCTGGCGTGTAGGCGCGATCGGCCGGATCGCCGGAGCCGTCGCGGTGCCGCTGGTCGCAGTCGTGCTGACCGCCGTGGAGTCGGCGCGGGGTGTGGGCGCGGTCGCCTCTGACACCGCGGGCCGCAACCCGGTTCTGCAGCTCTTGTACGGCCAGGGGGTGAGCTCTACGGTGGTGCGCAACGCGTACACCTACGCGGATTTCATTCCCAGGGACTGGTACACGGGAGAATTCCTGCACTCCGGGCTGCCCGCCCGGCTGCTGGGGTACCAGGTCTACCACGGCAACACCGTGGAGCACGCCCTGAACGGCGGGTCCTTCACTCATGCCTTCGCCTACACGCTGCTGGGACCGCAGTACCTGACCGGCCGGGGCACCGGCAGCTCTTTCATCGCCGAGCTGTTCTACGACTACGGCTACGCGGGCGTGCTGCTGGGCGGCGCCGTGTACGGAGCGGTATGTATCTGGGCGTGCAACCTGATCAAGGGACAGCCGCTGCGTAACGGATTGAAGCTCATGATCGTGCCGACCCTGTTGTGGGCACCCCGGGGCAGCGCGACCGGATTCCTGGCCAGCTGGCTAACGCCCAGCGTAGTGGTGGCGCTTGGAGCGGTGACGACGTTGTCCCTGGCCGCCGCACTCCTACGCGAGACCGAGTTAGCGGCCCGCCGGGGCCGGCAGGGGCCGACTGCGGTCGGCGAGCCTTCTTCCCTGCGAGCGGCACCAAGCGGCAGGTAG
- a CDS encoding lipopolysaccharide biosynthesis protein: protein MSTASPAGRNLTRGLPWVLVGNVLYMLSAALLTLVLPRIISVADYGLWQLYQLYVMYFGYVTFGYTDGVYLRLGGRRWADMPGPRLSAGLIRLFLMDLAACIGLAAWVWASAPEQQRAVILLLAGLGALFYVPRTLVTVILQIAGRARAFALGTVVERLVTFIGVGGALLVGVREVIVFIVFDALGKAMGLVIAVLIARGVFLTRPDLSWQATREFLADCGAGMFVLVSNLAAALITFVVRWAVEDHWGIEMFAQVSLAFQFTTMFMVLVNSVSISVYPQLSNLDRTHYAGAYAALRSRFVTPLVLMLGLYFPLAWVLRQWLPNYSQAIFFLALLFPLSVYETKSRGLSVVFLKVMRRERLMALINVVCLGLAVIGTWWTVYLWGSVTAAVFLIAVVSAVRSIASEVLINRLIRVPILADTLTELLVCAVFLAVVATGGTPVGLLAVYATLGLYGYVHRDALPGSGSRRRGRHVAG from the coding sequence GTGTCTACCGCCTCTCCGGCCGGACGTAACCTGACCCGGGGCCTGCCCTGGGTGCTGGTCGGAAACGTCCTGTACATGCTCTCCGCGGCACTGCTGACGCTGGTGCTGCCGCGCATCATCTCCGTGGCCGATTATGGGCTGTGGCAGCTCTACCAGCTGTATGTCATGTACTTCGGCTACGTGACCTTCGGCTACACCGACGGCGTCTACCTGCGGCTCGGCGGCAGGCGGTGGGCGGACATGCCCGGCCCGCGCCTGTCTGCGGGCCTGATCAGGCTCTTCCTGATGGACCTGGCGGCCTGCATCGGCCTGGCGGCTTGGGTGTGGGCCTCCGCTCCGGAGCAGCAGCGGGCCGTGATCCTGTTGCTGGCCGGTCTGGGCGCCCTGTTCTACGTGCCGCGCACTCTGGTGACCGTGATCTTGCAGATCGCCGGCAGGGCGCGCGCATTCGCACTCGGGACGGTAGTGGAGCGGCTGGTGACTTTCATCGGCGTCGGCGGTGCGCTGCTGGTAGGTGTGCGCGAGGTGATCGTGTTCATCGTCTTCGACGCACTGGGTAAGGCCATGGGACTGGTGATCGCGGTGCTGATCGCACGCGGGGTGTTCCTGACGCGGCCCGACCTGAGCTGGCAGGCCACGCGGGAGTTCCTGGCGGACTGCGGGGCAGGCATGTTCGTGCTGGTGTCCAACCTGGCGGCGGCGCTGATCACCTTCGTGGTGCGCTGGGCGGTGGAGGACCACTGGGGCATCGAGATGTTCGCGCAGGTGTCCCTGGCCTTCCAGTTCACCACCATGTTCATGGTGCTGGTCAACTCGGTCTCCATCTCCGTGTACCCGCAACTGAGCAACCTTGACCGCACCCACTACGCGGGTGCTTATGCGGCTCTGCGCTCGCGGTTCGTCACGCCGCTGGTGCTCATGCTCGGCCTGTACTTCCCGCTGGCCTGGGTGCTGCGCCAATGGCTGCCCAACTATTCGCAGGCGATTTTCTTCCTGGCGCTGCTGTTCCCGCTGAGCGTGTACGAGACCAAGAGCCGGGGACTGTCGGTGGTGTTCCTCAAGGTCATGCGCCGGGAGCGGCTGATGGCGCTGATCAACGTCGTTTGCCTGGGCCTGGCCGTGATCGGCACGTGGTGGACGGTCTACCTGTGGGGCTCAGTCACGGCTGCCGTGTTCTTGATCGCTGTGGTATCGGCGGTCCGCTCGATCGCCTCGGAGGTGCTGATCAACCGCCTGATCCGGGTGCCAATCCTCGCCGACACCCTTACCGAGCTGCTGGTGTGCGCGGTATTCCTGGCGGTGGTGGCTACTGGCGGTACGCCTGTGGGGCTGCTGGCGGTATACGCCACCCTGGGGCTGTATGGATACGTGCACCGCGATGCTCTGCCGGGTTCGGGTTCGCGGCGTCGCGGTAGGCACGTCGCTGGTTAG
- a CDS encoding polysaccharide biosynthesis protein, whose translation MRPNTPSSERQPLFLPIIDTLFWLLAAFVAFRLHGDALASTAALSLLALAALAGAVSLCLGYLWLLTYRRRYPAGSFEEATAVATQFGVSALVMLVVAACWAAATATPLRTLTLAATFALALLAALTVRFAMRLMTTYQASQYYQRVARDQAPIIVVGAGRVGEQIIHLTKFDAASPFTPVGLVDDDPTKRNLRILGVPVRGTVDDLISVCAELSAATVVIAVADFPADRLKQVTTSCAEHGIRVMTIVPVRQLTNRTLQISDIREIDLAEVLGRREIHTDVSQIAGYLSGRTVLVTGAGGSIGSEIARQIHRFGPKELLLLDRDESALHAVQLDIYGKGLLDTRDMVLCDIRDRDALEAVFAEHRPQVVFHAAALKHLPMLEMYPEEGWKTNVLGSRNVIELSLKYDVQTLVNISTDKAADPTSVLGRTKLLAERMTTATALECGRRFVSVRFGNVLGSRGSMLWTFKRQIEEGGPITVTHPDVERFFMTIPEACQLVLQAGSFGRPGDTMVLDMGEPVKIVDVAQRLIAQSGKDVQIEFTGLRPGEKLSEDLVAHSEHGERPFHPLVSHVRVQQEATQAVEEMHAWAVGEDPLDEAPQAASHGSAAVGLRVPDSAEALR comes from the coding sequence ATGCGACCGAACACACCATCCTCTGAACGCCAACCCCTGTTCCTACCCATCATCGACACGCTTTTCTGGCTGCTCGCCGCGTTCGTGGCCTTCCGGCTGCACGGTGATGCCCTTGCCTCAACCGCCGCGCTAAGCCTGCTGGCCCTCGCCGCGCTCGCCGGTGCGGTCAGCCTGTGCCTGGGCTACCTGTGGTTGCTTACGTATCGACGCCGTTACCCTGCCGGCTCCTTCGAAGAGGCCACTGCCGTAGCAACACAGTTTGGTGTATCCGCCCTGGTCATGCTGGTGGTGGCCGCCTGCTGGGCCGCAGCCACCGCCACTCCCCTGCGCACGCTCACGCTGGCCGCGACCTTCGCCCTGGCGCTGCTGGCGGCTCTCACGGTGCGCTTCGCCATGCGGCTGATGACGACGTACCAGGCTTCCCAGTACTACCAGCGCGTCGCCCGCGACCAGGCCCCGATCATCGTCGTCGGCGCGGGCCGAGTCGGTGAGCAGATCATCCACCTGACCAAGTTCGACGCCGCCTCCCCCTTCACCCCCGTGGGCCTGGTCGACGACGATCCCACCAAGCGCAACCTGCGGATCCTGGGCGTCCCGGTGCGCGGAACCGTTGACGACCTCATCAGCGTCTGCGCGGAGCTGTCAGCCGCGACCGTGGTGATCGCTGTGGCGGACTTCCCCGCCGACCGGCTCAAGCAGGTAACCACGAGCTGTGCTGAGCACGGCATCCGCGTGATGACGATCGTGCCAGTGCGCCAGCTGACCAACCGCACCCTGCAGATCTCTGACATCCGGGAGATCGACCTGGCCGAGGTACTCGGCCGCCGTGAGATCCACACCGATGTCTCCCAGATCGCCGGCTACCTCTCCGGTCGCACCGTGCTGGTTACCGGTGCCGGCGGCTCCATCGGTTCCGAGATCGCCCGGCAGATTCACCGCTTCGGCCCCAAGGAGCTGCTGCTGCTGGACCGGGACGAGTCGGCGCTGCACGCGGTGCAGCTGGATATCTACGGCAAGGGCCTGCTCGACACCCGTGACATGGTCCTGTGCGATATCCGCGACCGGGACGCGCTCGAGGCGGTCTTCGCCGAGCACCGCCCGCAGGTCGTCTTCCACGCCGCGGCCCTCAAGCACCTGCCGATGCTGGAGATGTACCCGGAGGAGGGCTGGAAGACCAACGTGCTGGGATCGCGCAACGTCATCGAGCTGTCCCTGAAGTATGACGTGCAGACGCTGGTCAACATCTCCACCGACAAGGCGGCCGACCCCACTTCGGTGCTGGGCCGCACCAAGCTCCTCGCCGAGCGCATGACCACGGCTACCGCGCTGGAGTGCGGCAGGCGCTTCGTGTCGGTGCGCTTCGGCAACGTGCTCGGGTCGCGCGGCTCAATGCTGTGGACCTTTAAGCGCCAGATCGAGGAGGGCGGTCCGATCACCGTCACCCACCCGGATGTGGAGCGGTTCTTCATGACGATCCCGGAGGCCTGCCAGCTGGTGCTGCAGGCGGGATCATTCGGGCGCCCCGGCGACACGATGGTGCTGGACATGGGTGAGCCGGTCAAGATCGTCGACGTCGCCCAGCGGCTGATCGCCCAGTCCGGTAAGGATGTCCAGATCGAGTTCACCGGGCTCCGCCCGGGCGAGAAGCTCTCCGAGGACCTGGTTGCCCACTCCGAGCACGGCGAGCGCCCCTTCCACCCGCTCGTCAGCCATGTGCGTGTGCAGCAGGAGGCGACGCAGGCGGTAGAGGAGATGCACGCCTGGGCGGTGGGAGAGGACCCACTGGATGAAGCGCCACAGGCGGCATCCCATGGCTCTGCCGCGGTCGGCCTGCGCGTCCCCGACTCCGCGGAGGCTCTGCGATGA
- a CDS encoding DegT/DnrJ/EryC1/StrS family aminotransferase — MIPFSPPTLTEDDINAVVEVLRSGWITSGPVGRRFEERLAQVSGTDGAVALSSATAALELALRAAGAGPGDEVVVPAYTYTASASVIAHVGAQIVMVDSEPGSPFPSVERIAAAVTPRTRAVITVDLAGIPFDSRPLAALLAGRGRIDTGLGAALGRPVIISDSAHSLGASLDSLPVGSLADLTAFSFHAVKNLTTAEGGALTWRRDLPTDQEALERWVRTYSLHGQTKDALAKSRGASWEYDVIAPAYKCNLPDTLAALGLSQLDRYAHSLERRRELLALYAEGLAGTGVTLLDHAGDGAVSSAHLAIATLPVAGVEQRNRVISDLYEAGVSANVHYKPLPLLTAYRDLGFDVADFPNAFAFYSTELTLPLHLALSDADAAQVCAALASALQSPAARNSVSAA, encoded by the coding sequence ATGATTCCCTTCTCCCCGCCCACGCTGACTGAAGATGACATCAACGCCGTGGTTGAGGTGCTGCGCTCGGGCTGGATCACCTCCGGGCCCGTGGGCCGCCGCTTCGAGGAGCGGCTGGCCCAGGTCAGCGGCACCGACGGCGCGGTGGCGCTGAGCTCCGCCACCGCCGCACTGGAGCTGGCGCTGCGCGCGGCGGGCGCCGGCCCGGGCGATGAGGTGGTCGTCCCCGCCTACACCTACACGGCGTCCGCATCCGTGATCGCTCACGTAGGCGCGCAGATCGTCATGGTCGACTCCGAGCCCGGCTCACCGTTCCCCAGCGTGGAGCGCATCGCCGCTGCGGTTACGCCACGCACCCGGGCCGTGATCACGGTCGACCTGGCTGGAATCCCCTTCGACTCCCGCCCGCTGGCCGCGCTGCTGGCCGGCAGGGGGCGCATCGACACCGGGCTGGGTGCCGCCCTGGGGCGCCCGGTGATCATCTCCGACTCGGCGCACTCACTGGGCGCCAGCCTGGACTCCCTTCCCGTCGGCTCTCTGGCGGACCTGACCGCGTTCTCCTTCCACGCGGTCAAGAACCTCACGACGGCGGAGGGCGGAGCACTTACCTGGCGCCGTGACCTGCCCACTGACCAGGAGGCGCTCGAGCGCTGGGTGCGCACCTACTCGCTGCACGGCCAGACGAAGGATGCCCTGGCCAAGTCGCGGGGCGCCTCCTGGGAGTACGACGTGATCGCCCCCGCCTACAAGTGCAATCTCCCGGACACGCTGGCGGCGCTAGGGCTGTCCCAGCTGGACCGCTACGCCCACAGCCTGGAGCGCCGGCGTGAGCTGCTCGCGCTCTACGCCGAGGGGCTGGCGGGCACCGGTGTGACACTGCTGGACCACGCCGGGGACGGTGCGGTCTCCAGCGCCCACCTGGCAATCGCCACGCTGCCGGTGGCCGGGGTGGAACAACGCAACCGGGTCATCTCGGACCTGTACGAGGCGGGCGTATCCGCCAACGTCCACTACAAGCCGTTGCCGCTGCTGACGGCCTACCGCGACCTGGGCTTCGACGTGGCGGACTTCCCCAACGCCTTCGCCTTCTACTCCACGGAGCTGACGCTGCCTCTGCACCTGGCGCTCAGCGACGCGGATGCGGCGCAGGTGTGCGCGGCCCTCGCCTCCGCGCTGCAGTCCCCTGCTGCGCGCAACTCGGTCTCGGCCGCCTGA